In Streptomyces nodosus, one DNA window encodes the following:
- the cas5e gene encoding type I-E CRISPR-associated protein Cas5/CasD: MTGLILRLAGLLQSSGERGVFHYRDTCAFPTRSSLIGMFAAAQGRPREHALDPYPHLKAPGDTTAPSHRDLTITIRIDQPGTLYRDFHTVGGGRPREQSLRTGDGTRRKPSASTLVSHRDYLTDAVFTLAVTGPAPLTRHIAETLERPRFGLFLGRRACLPDEPLVLNPDSPDPVQELLTRTPLTRDRPPGPTDTHLPTTFVWEHPPPDTDPTTPPDRESTSEPTNLTRHARRHLPRPLWMTTEPLPAHLYAGPRPIHALTTYMHGEPA, from the coding sequence GTGACCGGCCTCATCCTGCGCCTGGCAGGCCTGCTGCAGTCCTCCGGCGAACGCGGCGTCTTCCACTACCGCGACACCTGCGCCTTCCCCACCCGCTCCTCACTCATCGGCATGTTCGCCGCCGCCCAGGGCCGCCCCCGCGAACACGCCCTCGACCCCTACCCCCACCTGAAGGCACCGGGCGACACCACCGCCCCGAGCCACCGCGACCTGACCATCACCATCCGCATTGACCAGCCCGGCACCCTCTACCGCGACTTCCACACCGTCGGCGGCGGCCGCCCCCGCGAGCAGAGCCTCCGCACCGGCGACGGCACCCGGCGAAAGCCCTCCGCCTCCACCCTCGTCTCCCACCGCGACTACCTCACCGACGCCGTCTTCACCCTCGCCGTCACCGGACCCGCCCCCCTCACCAGGCACATCGCCGAAACCCTCGAACGGCCCCGCTTCGGCCTGTTCCTCGGCCGCCGCGCCTGCCTGCCCGACGAACCCCTCGTCCTCAACCCAGACAGCCCCGACCCCGTCCAGGAACTCCTCACCCGCACCCCCCTCACCCGCGACCGGCCCCCCGGCCCCACCGACACACACCTGCCCACCACCTTCGTCTGGGAACACCCACCCCCCGACACCGACCCCACCACCCCACCCGACCGGGAAAGCACCAGCGAACCCACCAACCTCACCCGCCACGCCCGACGCCACCTACCACGCCCCCTGTGGATGACCACCGAACCCCTGCCCGCCCACCTCTACGCAGGCCCCCGACCCATCCACGCCCTCACCACGTACATGCACGGAGAACCCGCATGA
- a CDS encoding Mu transposase C-terminal domain-containing protein gives MQHPPDHNALRAAAIHRLYTLEQSEQLTRTRIIGVADAFGVDPRTVDRWLANARANNGTYQPQGRTSFVLTPHMLDAVTRWRGNATAAWKELRAEGHPVPSLPTFHRATNRALTPGMRAGLRAGEKARRRYDVAGERERHHRNYAWETDHVEASVKVRIEGHIRKPWITFFVDCATSAICGLAISPQRPSREGVLVAIRDAILIDEHHGPFGGIPMYVRVDGGKEFLCTTVTQALGVLGTEIIALPPFTPEGKGNVEAVNGAIKITLFAGMPGYTHAPTLRGGKPVDPNQPLLHFEAFVDQVLTWVHHWNYENTPKSLGGQTPRQAWDADPALIDTVTADDLHTYTLERHGTPLTINNCGVRWRKRNYIADWMHGRVGEKVHLRYLPHHNHRVELYDPHTGRHLGPAVMAGQATRAQTLSLKQARRREADRLRARLQKAEKNRNERFAAATRPAPPVPLDAMPEEEALEHLRTLDGFDPTAEALPDLIQLPEPDAGLTQPLDPNTAPPPHPATHPKDQP, from the coding sequence ATGCAACACCCGCCCGATCACAACGCCCTGCGCGCTGCCGCCATCCACCGGCTCTACACCCTCGAGCAGTCAGAACAGCTCACCCGCACCCGAATCATCGGCGTCGCCGACGCCTTCGGCGTCGACCCCCGCACCGTCGACCGCTGGCTGGCCAACGCCCGAGCCAACAACGGCACCTACCAACCCCAAGGCCGCACCAGCTTCGTCCTCACCCCGCACATGCTCGACGCCGTGACCCGCTGGCGCGGCAACGCCACCGCCGCCTGGAAAGAACTACGCGCCGAAGGCCACCCCGTCCCGTCCCTGCCCACCTTCCACCGCGCCACCAACAGAGCCCTCACACCCGGCATGCGGGCCGGCCTCCGAGCCGGTGAAAAAGCCCGCCGACGCTACGACGTGGCCGGTGAACGCGAACGCCACCACCGCAACTACGCCTGGGAAACCGACCACGTCGAAGCCAGCGTCAAAGTCCGCATCGAAGGCCACATCCGCAAACCATGGATCACCTTCTTCGTCGACTGCGCCACCTCAGCCATCTGCGGCCTCGCCATCAGCCCCCAACGCCCCAGCCGCGAAGGAGTCCTCGTCGCCATCCGTGACGCCATCCTGATCGACGAACACCACGGGCCGTTCGGCGGCATCCCCATGTACGTGCGCGTCGACGGCGGCAAAGAATTCCTGTGCACCACGGTCACCCAAGCACTCGGCGTCCTGGGAACCGAAATCATCGCCCTGCCCCCCTTCACCCCCGAAGGCAAAGGCAACGTCGAAGCAGTCAACGGAGCCATCAAAATAACCCTCTTCGCCGGCATGCCCGGCTACACCCACGCCCCCACCCTCCGCGGAGGCAAACCCGTCGACCCTAACCAGCCGCTGCTCCACTTCGAAGCGTTCGTCGACCAGGTCCTCACCTGGGTCCACCACTGGAACTACGAGAACACCCCCAAGAGCCTGGGAGGCCAAACTCCCCGCCAAGCCTGGGACGCCGACCCCGCGCTCATCGACACCGTCACCGCCGACGACCTCCACACGTACACCCTCGAACGCCACGGCACGCCCCTGACCATCAACAACTGCGGCGTCCGCTGGCGCAAGCGCAACTACATCGCCGACTGGATGCACGGCCGCGTCGGCGAGAAAGTACACCTGCGCTACCTCCCACACCACAATCACCGCGTCGAGCTCTACGACCCGCACACCGGCCGCCACCTCGGCCCCGCCGTCATGGCCGGACAAGCCACCCGGGCACAAACTCTCAGCCTCAAACAAGCCCGGCGCCGCGAAGCCGACCGCCTGCGCGCCCGGCTACAGAAGGCCGAGAAGAATCGCAACGAACGCTTCGCAGCCGCAACCCGCCCTGCACCGCCCGTACCCCTGGACGCGATGCCCGAGGAAGAAGCCCTCGAGCACCTGCGCACCCTCGACGGCTTCGACCCGACCGCAGAAGCCCTGCCCGACCTCATCCAACTGCCCGAACCCGACGCCGGACTGACCCAGCCCCTCGACCCCAATACCGCGCCGCCACCCCACCCCGCCACACACCCCAAGGACCAGCCGTGA
- a CDS encoding CRISPR-associated endonuclease Cas3'': MGVIEDGRYDGVDRRPWGKLEFDRATLRMYSLLFHLIDVGAVAGVLWDRFLTPSQHKVISAGLNVPQRQARSLVCFLAAMHDIGKLIPYFQSSEPLAYVRLGEELLADTGPVVHVPHARASMHVGLHLLSELGFAVGGNDSPAVRAAQCLGGHHGRFLQLDVDGAASVQRVEATLGGPAWQDLRRRYTRLLWHLFGVDEAPGRVSVEAAVLITGLTMVADRVASQRRYWVPNADTPSFGAAEHHSRARRQAEKEVERLGLARFALDRVPFTTAHPGLEEPNALQRSVMEELPHLVAERGSGIAVVTDAMGTGKSVTALEMARIFNEHCGTQGVMWLLTATAAADQAYEVLDRYVRAHRPEYAPVTLVHHHSDLNEAYTGRCLSPADTSVLDGPPDDPFTDDQDDSFADDETEYGPGAAGPDRWLRGRDNALLAQYTVSTTDQAQMAVLPVRHSALRMLALSGKTVVIDEAHALDPFSQLQLLRLLQWLGALSCPVVVLSATMPASTATELVRAYLSGAGRTGLNGVSFAPGYPGWLFADAATAGVHRMSEPARVQQRAAQRRSARIRVRPVTYRRLGQADRSVEAGERLATIAEVLQPVIRHGGCAAVVCATVADAQDTYAYLRRMWTGPPDDLVLVHARVRGRRRQSTLGDLRHQLGPTGPRPGRRVFVTTSLLDVSLDIDVDLMVSDLASLARLLQRLGRLGRFTHLWTGQDRRPAWWDGDNSPALTVLHPVNSRGATALPPGWGTVEPAVALHETARLLPALEKEPLIVPDDVQALVEQVHGVTSGFAAETTRLQQMAVAHQTRTSRQEQLSAIHLVPPAKRVSSLADLHRQHLTTAQAATRPGLLPRRLLPCHRRADGTLTLDAAGMLPLPDQEHLSRRHLRSILEHSLSVPAAWVARTSARHHPPASWKQHPLLADIVLLPTDSVTRESEHRFGHHWLRMDEELGLQHRKQQ; this comes from the coding sequence ATGGGAGTTATTGAGGACGGGCGGTACGACGGTGTTGACCGTCGTCCGTGGGGGAAGCTCGAGTTCGATCGTGCGACGCTGAGGATGTACTCGCTGCTGTTCCACTTGATCGATGTGGGGGCAGTGGCCGGGGTGCTGTGGGACCGGTTTCTGACCCCGAGCCAGCACAAGGTCATCAGTGCGGGGCTCAACGTGCCGCAGAGACAGGCGCGTTCACTGGTGTGTTTCCTGGCTGCCATGCACGACATCGGAAAGCTGATCCCGTACTTCCAGTCCTCCGAGCCGTTGGCCTACGTGCGGCTGGGCGAGGAACTGCTGGCGGACACGGGCCCCGTGGTGCATGTGCCGCACGCGCGTGCGTCGATGCATGTGGGGCTGCATCTGCTGAGCGAGCTGGGATTTGCCGTTGGCGGTAACGATAGCCCCGCTGTTCGTGCTGCTCAGTGTCTGGGCGGGCATCACGGCCGGTTTCTGCAGCTCGACGTGGACGGGGCGGCGTCTGTCCAGCGAGTGGAGGCCACTCTGGGCGGGCCCGCGTGGCAGGATCTGCGCCGCCGCTACACCCGGCTGCTGTGGCACCTGTTCGGTGTCGACGAGGCGCCGGGGCGGGTGTCGGTGGAGGCTGCGGTGCTGATCACGGGACTGACGATGGTCGCTGACCGGGTCGCGAGCCAGCGCCGGTACTGGGTGCCCAACGCGGACACACCGTCCTTCGGTGCCGCCGAGCACCACAGTCGCGCCCGCCGCCAGGCCGAGAAGGAAGTCGAGCGGCTCGGCCTTGCCCGCTTCGCACTGGACCGGGTCCCGTTCACCACCGCGCACCCGGGACTTGAGGAACCCAATGCTCTGCAGCGTTCCGTGATGGAGGAGTTGCCGCATCTGGTTGCCGAGCGGGGGAGCGGTATCGCGGTGGTCACGGACGCGATGGGCACGGGCAAGAGCGTGACCGCTCTGGAGATGGCGCGGATCTTCAACGAGCACTGCGGTACCCAGGGGGTGATGTGGCTGCTGACGGCGACGGCCGCCGCCGACCAGGCCTACGAGGTCCTGGACCGGTACGTGCGCGCCCACCGGCCCGAGTACGCACCGGTGACGCTGGTGCACCACCACAGCGACCTCAACGAGGCATACACCGGCCGGTGCCTGTCCCCGGCGGACACCTCCGTCCTGGACGGGCCGCCCGACGACCCGTTCACCGACGACCAGGACGACTCCTTTGCCGACGACGAGACCGAGTACGGTCCGGGCGCCGCGGGGCCCGACCGGTGGCTGCGCGGACGGGACAACGCGCTCCTGGCCCAGTACACCGTCTCCACCACTGACCAGGCGCAGATGGCCGTCCTCCCCGTCCGCCACAGTGCGCTGCGCATGCTGGCCCTGTCGGGCAAGACCGTCGTGATCGACGAAGCCCATGCACTGGACCCGTTCAGCCAGCTCCAGCTGCTGCGCCTGCTGCAGTGGCTGGGAGCCCTGTCCTGCCCGGTCGTCGTGCTGTCGGCGACGATGCCCGCGTCCACCGCCACCGAGCTGGTGCGGGCCTACCTGTCCGGAGCCGGCCGTACCGGTCTGAACGGTGTGTCGTTCGCTCCCGGCTACCCCGGGTGGCTGTTCGCGGACGCGGCGACCGCCGGCGTCCACCGCATGTCCGAGCCGGCCCGGGTTCAGCAGCGGGCCGCCCAGCGCAGGTCCGCTCGCATCCGCGTCCGCCCGGTCACCTACCGGCGCCTTGGGCAGGCCGACCGCAGCGTCGAAGCGGGGGAGCGCCTGGCCACGATCGCCGAGGTGCTCCAGCCGGTCATCCGCCACGGTGGATGCGCGGCCGTGGTCTGCGCGACCGTCGCCGACGCGCAGGACACTTACGCGTACCTGCGCCGCATGTGGACCGGCCCCCCTGACGACCTGGTCCTCGTCCACGCCCGGGTGAGGGGGCGGCGACGGCAGAGCACGCTGGGAGACCTCCGTCACCAGCTGGGGCCGACGGGTCCGCGCCCGGGCCGGCGCGTCTTCGTCACCACCAGCCTCCTCGACGTGAGCCTGGACATCGACGTCGACCTGATGGTCAGTGACCTCGCTTCTCTGGCACGTCTGCTGCAGCGTCTGGGCCGCCTGGGCCGCTTCACACACCTGTGGACGGGACAGGACCGCCGGCCCGCCTGGTGGGACGGTGACAACAGCCCGGCACTGACGGTGCTGCACCCGGTCAACTCCCGTGGTGCGACCGCCCTGCCGCCCGGCTGGGGCACGGTCGAGCCTGCTGTCGCTCTCCATGAAACCGCCCGGCTCCTGCCGGCCCTGGAGAAAGAACCGCTCATCGTCCCCGACGATGTCCAGGCTCTCGTCGAACAGGTCCACGGCGTCACCTCCGGTTTCGCGGCAGAGACGACGCGCCTGCAGCAGATGGCCGTCGCACACCAGACCCGCACCAGCCGCCAGGAGCAGCTCAGCGCCATCCACTTGGTGCCCCCGGCTAAACGGGTCTCTTCCCTGGCCGACCTGCACCGCCAGCACCTCACCACCGCCCAGGCAGCCACCCGGCCCGGTCTCCTGCCCCGACGGCTGCTGCCCTGCCACCGCAGAGCCGACGGCACCCTGACTCTCGACGCAGCAGGCATGCTTCCGCTCCCGGACCAAGAACACCTCAGCCGGCGCCACTTGCGCAGCATCCTCGAACACTCACTGTCCGTCCCGGCCGCCTGGGTTGCCCGCACATCCGCCCGGCACCACCCGCCCGCCAGCTGGAAGCAGCACCCCCTTCTCGCCGACATCGTGTTGCTGCCCACCGATTCCGTAACCCGTGAGAGTGAACATCGTTTCGGCCATCACTGGCTCCGCATGGACGAAGAACTCGGCCTCCAGCACCGCAAGCAGCAGTAA
- the cas7e gene encoding type I-E CRISPR-associated protein Cas7/Cse4/CasC: MYTPARFLDLHVLQPVTAANLNRDADNDPKTISFGNTTRAFVSPQAWKRPIRLNVEQDLGEHAARTRMVPPLVARKLQEAQWPEELATFASAQIVHSAKKDGLQHNDQEGYRTQAMLYLPTDVIDDLVALCEKHRTELEEALAAHTPKKKIAPVLPTKDLAAHLTRRTASINLFGRMLAELPAGHVEAAVQMAPAFSAHQSDPQPDFFTAVEDLPQDGDFGSAHLQTAFLTTSLFYRFATINITDLHHNLGPAATADTVNALVELFVQHFILSMPGGKKTSTAPHTVPDVVHYAVRDRRSVSYGAAFEQPVTAAPQGGYTAPARQALADYAATISRLLGTRHLVAHGHTGTSAKPIKNLGAHHASFDDLAAACAAAATADLTPAGRP; this comes from the coding sequence ATGTACACCCCAGCACGCTTCCTCGACCTGCACGTCCTCCAGCCCGTGACCGCGGCGAACCTCAACCGCGACGCGGACAACGACCCCAAGACCATCTCCTTCGGGAACACGACCCGGGCCTTCGTCTCGCCCCAGGCGTGGAAGCGCCCCATCCGCCTCAACGTCGAGCAGGACCTGGGCGAGCACGCCGCCCGCACCCGCATGGTGCCGCCCCTCGTCGCCCGGAAACTGCAGGAAGCCCAGTGGCCCGAGGAACTCGCCACGTTCGCCTCGGCCCAGATCGTCCACTCGGCCAAGAAGGACGGCCTGCAGCACAACGACCAGGAGGGCTACCGCACCCAGGCCATGCTCTACCTCCCGACGGACGTCATCGACGACCTCGTCGCCCTATGCGAAAAGCACCGCACCGAACTCGAAGAAGCACTCGCCGCCCACACCCCAAAGAAGAAGATCGCACCAGTCCTGCCCACCAAAGACCTGGCCGCCCACCTGACCCGCCGCACCGCAAGCATCAACCTGTTCGGACGGATGCTCGCCGAACTGCCCGCCGGCCACGTCGAAGCAGCCGTGCAGATGGCCCCCGCCTTCTCCGCGCACCAAAGCGACCCGCAGCCGGACTTCTTCACCGCAGTAGAGGATCTGCCCCAAGACGGGGACTTCGGCAGCGCCCACCTCCAGACCGCGTTCCTGACCACCAGCCTCTTCTACCGTTTCGCGACCATCAACATCACCGACCTCCACCACAACCTCGGACCCGCCGCCACCGCCGACACGGTCAACGCTCTCGTCGAACTCTTCGTCCAGCACTTCATCCTGAGCATGCCCGGAGGCAAGAAGACCTCCACCGCACCCCACACCGTGCCCGACGTCGTCCACTACGCCGTCCGCGACCGCCGCTCCGTCTCCTACGGCGCCGCCTTCGAACAGCCCGTCACCGCTGCCCCCCAGGGCGGCTACACCGCCCCCGCCCGCCAGGCGCTCGCCGACTACGCCGCCACCATCAGCCGCCTGCTCGGCACCCGCCACCTCGTCGCCCACGGACACACCGGCACCTCCGCCAAGCCCATCAAAAACCTCGGTGCCCACCATGCGTCCTTCGACGACCTCGCCGCCGCCTGCGCCGCCGCCGCGACCGCCGACCTCACCCCCGCGGGCCGGCCGTGA
- the casA gene encoding type I-E CRISPR-associated protein Cse1/CasA: MSPLPPSTTTFSAADDPWIDVRTGRRYDQVGLRALFLDAHRIDDLALPHPPAASALLRIAVAVTARITGLDDPELTASQWNALRRSRLAEGRFDPDAVHAYFDQHAWNVFDPLRPWLQDPSLRTQCDHSTGINAFVPGRPAGNNLAWFSPHGHHTAEPVPTAEALQILLIHHYYGRAGTGTPRTLDGVTSKKQTSGPLRSSVSFHPLGRTLHETLLAGVPAFTGDDQPPDADACPWEKAAPPGPQGTSHRPVTWPGGQLTGLSRHAILLVPGHDGTTVTDAYITWATQQPKPITTDPYLAYRFTPKRKNVARRRSIHRADASRAWWRDLETLLLAPDEHGTHRRPAIFDTLNDLPEPARRSLRIRVHGFDQDSSKAVDRQWYTAITPPLLNWTQEHDPVKAQRIAECCREAEQVAQQLATVAKQAWDTATHSRTTQPPWANRALTRYWPKAETVFRRLLEEPDTAAPTAFADAAAAALRESTEAARIHHTSAARAVAHAVRDLYRRPTTPRKTA; encoded by the coding sequence TTGTCCCCGTTACCCCCGTCCACCACCACGTTCAGTGCAGCCGACGACCCCTGGATCGACGTCCGCACCGGCCGCCGCTACGACCAGGTGGGCCTGCGCGCCCTCTTCCTGGACGCCCACCGCATCGACGACCTCGCCCTGCCCCACCCCCCGGCAGCCTCAGCACTCCTGCGGATCGCGGTCGCCGTCACGGCCCGCATCACCGGCCTCGACGACCCCGAGCTCACCGCCTCCCAGTGGAACGCCCTGCGCCGCAGCCGCCTGGCTGAAGGTCGCTTCGACCCGGACGCCGTCCATGCCTACTTCGACCAGCACGCCTGGAACGTCTTCGACCCCCTCCGGCCCTGGCTCCAGGACCCCTCACTGCGCACCCAGTGCGACCACAGCACCGGCATCAACGCCTTCGTGCCCGGCCGTCCCGCCGGCAACAACCTCGCCTGGTTCAGCCCGCACGGCCACCACACCGCCGAGCCGGTCCCCACCGCCGAGGCCCTGCAGATCCTGCTCATCCACCACTACTACGGGCGTGCCGGCACCGGAACCCCCCGCACCCTGGACGGTGTCACCAGCAAGAAGCAGACCAGCGGCCCCCTGCGTTCCAGCGTGTCCTTCCACCCCCTGGGCCGCACCCTTCACGAAACGCTTCTGGCCGGTGTACCGGCCTTCACCGGCGACGACCAGCCACCAGACGCGGACGCCTGCCCCTGGGAAAAGGCCGCACCACCCGGCCCGCAGGGCACCTCCCACCGTCCGGTGACCTGGCCCGGCGGGCAACTGACCGGACTGAGCCGGCACGCGATCCTCCTCGTGCCCGGCCATGACGGCACCACCGTCACCGACGCCTACATCACCTGGGCCACCCAGCAGCCCAAGCCGATCACCACCGACCCCTATCTCGCCTACCGCTTCACCCCCAAGCGCAAGAACGTCGCCCGGCGCCGCAGCATCCACCGCGCCGACGCATCGCGCGCGTGGTGGCGTGATCTGGAGACGCTGCTCCTGGCCCCGGACGAACACGGCACACACCGCCGGCCGGCCATCTTCGACACCCTCAACGACCTTCCCGAACCCGCGCGACGCAGCCTGCGGATCCGCGTCCACGGATTCGACCAGGACAGCAGCAAGGCCGTAGACCGGCAGTGGTACACCGCCATCACCCCGCCCCTGCTGAACTGGACCCAGGAGCACGACCCGGTCAAAGCCCAGCGCATCGCCGAGTGCTGCCGGGAAGCCGAACAGGTCGCACAGCAGCTGGCGACCGTCGCCAAACAAGCCTGGGACACCGCCACCCACAGCCGCACCACACAGCCCCCCTGGGCGAACAGGGCACTGACCCGGTACTGGCCGAAGGCCGAGACGGTGTTCCGGCGGCTCCTGGAGGAACCCGACACCGCAGCCCCCACCGCCTTCGCAGACGCCGCCGCGGCCGCTCTGCGCGAGAGCACCGAAGCCGCCCGGATCCACCACACCTCCGCGGCCCGCGCCGTTGCCCACGCCGTCAGGGACCTCTACCGCCGGCCCACCACACCCCGGAAGACCGCCTGA
- a CDS encoding ATP-binding protein, with translation MSTTPTTVPRPSQLPPPSQDHYLGLTGANAMATKAIAETKTRILKAIKHNAIVCIHGHVGLGKTFAVHNVLRRHAPETTVRLRYNNGANMNEIRTQLWRHLDLPGQPPQSVGPCDQQIQDALEADPRVLLIDEVQGLGTKALEYFRTLWGDDARRAAIVLVGSGNARQKILNNPALHSRILDWYQFSPLTPTEVESIIPAYQRIWSGAQPELILYTDDMAGHGSFRNWARITLLLHDALEDNPNLTLSKDLIRWALSRIDPTTRHTPQRG, from the coding sequence GTGAGCACCACCCCCACCACCGTGCCCCGCCCCAGCCAGCTCCCGCCACCCAGCCAGGACCACTACCTGGGCCTCACCGGAGCCAACGCCATGGCCACCAAAGCCATAGCCGAAACCAAAACCCGCATCCTCAAGGCCATCAAGCACAACGCCATCGTCTGCATCCATGGACACGTCGGCCTCGGCAAAACCTTCGCCGTCCACAACGTCCTGCGCCGGCACGCCCCCGAAACCACCGTGCGACTGCGCTACAACAACGGCGCCAACATGAACGAAATCCGAACCCAGCTCTGGCGCCACCTCGACCTGCCAGGACAACCCCCGCAGTCCGTCGGCCCCTGCGACCAGCAGATCCAAGACGCACTCGAAGCAGACCCACGCGTCCTGCTCATCGACGAAGTACAAGGACTCGGGACCAAGGCCCTGGAGTACTTCCGCACCCTGTGGGGCGACGACGCGCGCCGAGCCGCCATCGTCCTCGTCGGCAGCGGCAACGCCCGGCAGAAGATCCTCAACAACCCCGCCCTGCACTCCCGAATCCTCGACTGGTACCAGTTCAGCCCCCTCACCCCCACCGAAGTCGAATCCATCATCCCCGCCTACCAGCGGATCTGGTCCGGTGCACAGCCCGAACTGATCCTGTACACCGACGACATGGCGGGACACGGATCGTTCCGGAACTGGGCAAGAATCACCCTCCTCCTCCACGACGCCCTTGAGGACAACCCCAACCTCACCCTCAGCAAGGACCTCATCCGCTGGGCACTCAGCCGCATCGACCCCACCACTCGCCACACCCCACAACGCGGATGA
- the casB gene encoding type I-E CRISPR-associated protein Cse2/CasB: MPTAAEHRASCDAFVAHIHLLCAEPGVRARLSRGRGRPVEECAPMDRYLSRRTAHRSGRRAYYTIASLIAMAGPQSHTPGVRPDNDPGPPSPENDPASLLVAPADSAPPPAAPDPAAWFARPNLGATLATAVHRAGHGPERTESLLHILTRISDDQLHRRLPAPVTRLLRDGITPDWGVLLHDLVQRPYRRDRVGLRWRDAFYLAAPEPRRT, translated from the coding sequence ATGCCCACCGCAGCCGAACACCGCGCCTCCTGCGACGCGTTCGTCGCCCACATCCACCTCCTGTGCGCCGAACCCGGCGTCCGCGCCCGCCTCAGCCGGGGGAGAGGCCGGCCCGTAGAGGAATGCGCCCCCATGGACCGCTACCTCTCCCGGCGCACCGCGCACCGCAGCGGACGCCGCGCCTACTACACCATCGCAAGCCTCATCGCGATGGCCGGACCCCAGTCCCACACACCGGGCGTCCGCCCCGACAACGACCCCGGCCCGCCCAGCCCGGAAAACGACCCCGCCAGCCTCCTCGTCGCCCCCGCCGATTCCGCCCCGCCGCCGGCGGCACCGGACCCGGCGGCCTGGTTCGCCCGGCCGAACCTCGGCGCCACCCTCGCCACCGCCGTACACCGGGCAGGCCACGGACCCGAGCGCACCGAGAGCCTCCTCCACATCCTGACCCGCATCAGCGACGACCAACTCCACCGCCGACTGCCCGCACCCGTCACGCGGCTCCTGAGGGACGGCATCACCCCTGACTGGGGAGTCCTCCTCCACGACCTGGTGCAGCGCCCCTACCGCCGTGACCGGGTCGGACTGCGCTGGCGCGACGCCTTCTACCTCGCCGCCCCCGAACCCCGGCGCACCTGA
- the cas6e gene encoding type I-E CRISPR-associated protein Cas6/Cse3/CasE — MTSLTRIVPDPHHTAVRADLADVDSLHKTLMRLVPDHIGPTPRATAGLLFRTEPGPDTALLVQTAHTPDLAALPTHYGTARTIDLTPLLNALTPGRTMRYRITAAPTVARSAGNPTRHPVTGKRRGKITHLTGDDAIAWWQRRATAAGLEPVTVSSLPRPFPRTHLARSAPYFTLTQFDGLARITDTTHLTHALKNGIGRAKSYGAGLLSLAPA, encoded by the coding sequence ATGACCAGCCTCACTCGCATCGTCCCCGACCCCCATCACACAGCAGTCAGAGCCGACCTCGCCGACGTCGACAGCCTCCACAAGACCCTCATGCGCCTGGTCCCCGACCACATCGGCCCCACCCCCCGGGCCACCGCCGGCCTGCTGTTCCGCACCGAACCCGGACCCGACACCGCCCTCCTCGTACAGACGGCCCACACACCCGACCTCGCCGCCCTTCCCACCCACTACGGCACAGCCCGCACCATCGACCTCACCCCACTGCTGAACGCCCTCACCCCCGGGCGCACCATGCGCTACCGCATCACCGCCGCCCCCACCGTCGCACGCTCCGCAGGCAACCCCACCCGCCACCCCGTCACCGGGAAACGCCGCGGCAAGATCACCCACCTCACCGGCGACGACGCCATCGCCTGGTGGCAGCGCCGCGCCACGGCCGCCGGACTCGAACCCGTCACCGTCTCCTCCCTCCCCCGTCCCTTTCCCCGCACCCACCTCGCACGCTCCGCCCCCTACTTCACGCTGACCCAGTTCGACGGCCTCGCCCGCATCACCGACACCACCCACCTCACCCACGCCCTGAAGAACGGCATCGGCAGGGCAAAAAGCTACGGAGCCGGCCTTCTCTCACTCGCCCCCGCCTGA